GTAATTGGGAAAAAGTCATTAGTCCTGGGTCAGTTGTCATTAGTTTGTTGCTACTGACTCAGAATTCAGGGCTAATCATCATTACCGATTACCCCATTACCAATTACCCATTTCTCATGCGCTCTTTCTGATGCGCTCTCAAATGAGTCAGGTTGTGATTATTGGATGCGGCGTTGTTGGGGCTGCGATCGCTTATGAACTCAGTCTAATTCCAGGGCTAACAATCACAGTCTTGGACAAGCAACCACCCGCACAAGCCGCCACTGGCGCTGCATTGGGCGTCTTGATGGGCGCGATCAGTCACAAAATCAAGGGCAATGCCTGGAAAATGCGGCAGGCTAGTATCCAGCGCTATGAAACCCTGATTCCAGAGCTAGAAGCGCTTTTAGAGCGTCAGATCCCCTTCAACCGGCAGGGAATTCTGATGCTCTGCTTTGCCGGTGAAGATTTATCTCGTTGGGAAAAACTGGTAGAAATTCGCCAAACTCAAGGCTGGCACCTGGAAATTTGGGACGCCCCCCAAGTCCAGTCTCGCTGTCCTCAGTTGAGTCATGAGATCATCGGCGCGATTTATTCTCCCCAAGATCGGCAACTCGACCCGGTTGCTCTGACTTTAGCGCTGGTTGATGCTGCTCAACGCAACGGCGTTACCTTTAAATTTGGCGTCACCGTCTTAGAAGAGGAAGCAACAAATGCGGACATTCGCCACATTCAAACAACCGCAGGGCAAGTTGATGTTGATTGGTTAATTGTGGCAGCAGGGCTAGGTTCCACCCCACTCACAGCGTCTTTAAAACAACCGATTGATATTCGCCCGGTATTGGGACAAGCGTTGCACTTGCGCCTAGCGCAGCCAATGGGGCGTGCAGATTTCCAGCCGACAATTACAGGCAATGATGTCCACATTGTGCCCGTAACGGACACAGAATACTGGGTTGGTGCGACGGTGGAGTTTCCCAATAATGGGGATGAGATAGTGGCAGATGCCGCCCATCTGGATGCAGTTATGGTGCAAGCGATCGCTTTTTGCCCCAGCTTAGCCCAAGCCACAATCCTTAAAACTTGGTCGGGGTTGCGTCCCCGCCCCGAAGGACGCCCCGCCCCTGTTATCGGTCTTCTGCCCGGTTATAGCAATGTTCTCCTCGCCACAGGTCACTATCGCAACGGCGTTTTACTCGCACCCGCCACCGCCCAAGCGATTCGGGAACTGATTATGCGATCGCGCAATCAAGATAAATAATCGTGAGATGTCTGATTTTGCTATTTTATTCAAATGGTTATTTTACTGAAAATACTTAAATTATTTTTAGCGATCGCCCTTTTATTCGTTGCCTTTAATTTAAGAGCGCCTTTCCTCCCAAGCATAAAATTTTATTTCTTTTTATGTTTAACCGCAATCAATTTAGCTTTAATTTTTACTGAAATCAAAGCCTTTACTCCCTCGAAGCTTAAAAAAAAATTCCTGAATAAAATAATCCTAGTGATTGCTTGCCTAAGTCTTTTTACGGCTTTAACAGTTGAAATAAGATTTAACTTACTGAAACAAAGTGTATTCCACGCCAAACCATCCCAAATAGAAAAGCTGGGTCAGCACTTTATTATTGGCTACCGAGACTTGAATGAAGTCAAGAAACTAGTTTCTAAAAAAGCGATAGGCGGTATATTTCT
The Coleofasciculus sp. FACHB-1120 genome window above contains:
- a CDS encoding FAD-dependent oxidoreductase, translating into MSQVVIIGCGVVGAAIAYELSLIPGLTITVLDKQPPAQAATGAALGVLMGAISHKIKGNAWKMRQASIQRYETLIPELEALLERQIPFNRQGILMLCFAGEDLSRWEKLVEIRQTQGWHLEIWDAPQVQSRCPQLSHEIIGAIYSPQDRQLDPVALTLALVDAAQRNGVTFKFGVTVLEEEATNADIRHIQTTAGQVDVDWLIVAAGLGSTPLTASLKQPIDIRPVLGQALHLRLAQPMGRADFQPTITGNDVHIVPVTDTEYWVGATVEFPNNGDEIVADAAHLDAVMVQAIAFCPSLAQATILKTWSGLRPRPEGRPAPVIGLLPGYSNVLLATGHYRNGVLLAPATAQAIRELIMRSRNQDK